Proteins encoded in a region of the Cardiocondyla obscurior isolate alpha-2009 linkage group LG18, Cobs3.1, whole genome shotgun sequence genome:
- the LOC139109549 gene encoding vacuolar protein sorting-associated protein 35 isoform X2, translating into MVSLFFSQPMTPAITGMEEQEKLLEDAIGVVKVQAFQMKHCLDKSKLMDALKHASTMLGELRTSLLSPKSYYELYMAITDELRHLELYLLDEFQKGRKVTDLYELVQYVGNIVPRLYLLITVGLVYIKTTPGLKRDLLRDLVEMCRGVQHPLRGLFLRNYLLQCTRNILPDVSEGDDEDGTVRDSIDFVLMNFAEMNKLWVRMQHQGHSRDKERREREREELRILVGTNLVRLSQLESVTLDKYKKLVLPGILEQVVSCRDAIAQEYLMECIIQVFPDEFHLQTLNAFLKSCAELQNGVNVKNIIISLIDRLAAFSQRSDGVGGPGSPNQVPGIPQDVKLFDVFSDQIATIIQTRQDMPPEDIVSLQVALINLAHKCYPDRVDYVDKVLFTTVQIFQKQNVDKLEYNSAVSRELVRLMKISVDNYKNILTVLKLEHYAPLLDYFDYEGRKSLAIYIITNILENETLIPTQEQVDSVLFMVSSLVQDQPDQPNIEEDPEDFAEEQGLLGRLIHHFKAETPDQQYMILSAARKHFSAGGNKRIKYTLPPIVFQSYQLAFTYKALKDQDDMWQKKCQKIFQFCHTTITALMKAELAELPLRLFLQGAIAIGEIRFDNFEMVAYEFMSQAFSIYEDEISDSKAQLAAITLIIATFEQMSCFGEENAEPVRNQCALYASKLLRKPDQCRGVATCSHIFWSGKSLATGGKEMQEGSKVLDCLKKGIRIASQCMDTSVQVQLYVELLNHYIYFYEKGNTAVTVQILNQVIAKIREELPNLEASEETDQIQKHLANTLEHLRNRMESPDTEGLSYQGLVL; encoded by the exons ATG gtatctttatttttctcacaGCCAATGACACCTGCTATAACTGGAATGGAGGAACAAGAGAAGCTGCTGGAGGATGCAATTGGTGTGGTGAAAGTGCAAGCTTTTCAGATGAAACACTGTTTAGACAAGTCTAAGCTAATGGATGCATTGAAACATGCATCTACTATGTTGGGAGAATTGAGGACCTCTCTTCTGAGTCCAAAGAGCTATTATGAATTAT ATATGGCTATCACTGATGAATTACGGCATTTGGAACTTTATTTGTTGGATGAATTtcaaaaagggagaaaagttACAGATCTTTATGAATTGGTACAATACGTTGGTAATATTGTGCCTAGACT ctACTTGCTTATCACTGTTGGTCTGGTTTACATAAAAACAACGCCTGGTTTGAAAAGAGATCTTCTGAGAGATCTTGTGGAGATGTGCAGAGGTGTGCAGCATCCATTGCGAGGTCTATTCTtaaggaattatttattacaatgtaCGAGAAATATCCTACCAGATGTTTCGGAAGGTGACGATGAAGACGGAAct gtCCGTGATAGCATAGATTTCGTCTTAATGAATTTTGcagaaatgaataaattatggGTACGTATGCAACATCAAGGCCACAGtagagataaagaaagaagagaaagagaaagagaagagctTCGAATTCTAGTTGGAACGAATCTTGTACGACTTAGTCAATTGGAATCTGTAACATtggataaatataaaaag CTTGTATTGCCGGGAATATTGGAACAAGTGGTTAGTTGTAGAGATGCAATAGCACAGGAATATCTTATGGAGTGTATAAtacaa gtCTTTCCCGATGAATTTCATTTACAAACGTTAAACGCATTTTTAAAATCCTGCGCAGAATTACAAAATGgagtaaatgttaaaaatattattatatcgctTATTGATCGACTTGCAGCTTTTAGTCAACGATCTGACGGTGTTGGAGGACCGGGAAGTCCTAACCAAGTGCCAGGAATTCCACAAGACGTTAAACTTTTCGATGTGTTTAGCGATCAAATTGCAACTATCATAcag acgAGACAAGATATGCCTCCGGAAGATATTGTGTCTCTTCAAGTGGCTCTCATAAATTTGGCGCATAAATGTTATCCTGATCGTGTAGATTACGTTGACAAAGTTTTATTCACAACAGTTCAAATATTCCAAAAACAAAATGTAGATAA attAGAGTATAATAGTGCCGTTTCAAGAGAACTAGTtagattaatgaaaatttctgtagataattataagaatatattaacTGTGCTTAAACTTGAGCACTATGCACCCCTTTTGGATTATTTCGATTACGAAGGGAGAAAGTCACTGgctatatatataataactaATATTTTGGAGAACGAAACATTAATCCCGACACAAGAACAAGTAGATTCAGTGCTCTTTATGGTATCTTCTTTGGTCCAAGATCAACCAGATCAACCAAATATAGAAGAAGATCCTGAAGATTTTGCCGAAGAACAAGGATTACTCGGAAGATTAATACATCACTTTAAAGCCGAAACGCCAGATCAACAATATATGATACTAAGCGCTGCAAGAAAACATTTTAGTGCTGGTggtaataaaagaataaaatatactttaccTCCCATAGTTTTCCAAAGTTACCAGTTGGCTTTTACGTACAAAGCATTAAAAGATCag gatGATATGTGGCAAAAGAAAtgtcaaaaaatttttcaattctgTCACACAACTATCACAGCGCTCATGAAAGCTGAATTAGCTGAATTACCCTTGCGACTGTTTCTGCAAGGCGCGATAGCAATTGGGGAAATCCGTTTCGATAATTTTGAAATGGTTGCTTATGAATTTATGAGCCAAGCGTTCTCGATATATGAAGATGAAATAAGTGACTCGAAAGCACAGCTCGCGGCAATAACTTTGATTATTGCCACATTCGAACAAATGAGTTGCTTCGGCGAGGAAAATGCGGAACCTGTGCGTAATCAATGCGCTTTATACGCCAGCAAATTATTGAGAAAACCTGATCAATGTAGAGGAGTCGCTACTTGTTCACATATATTTTGGTCTGGCAAATCTTTGGCTACGGGTGGAAAAgag ATGCAAGAAGGCAGTAAAGTATTAGACTGCTTGAAAAAAGGTATTAGGATCGCGAGCCAATGCATGGATACATCTGTGCAAGTCCAATTATATGTGGAGCTGCTAAATCATTATATTTACTTCTACGAAAAAGGAAACACTGCt gtaacGGTGCAAATATTGAATCAAGTTATTGCGAAAATTAGGGAAGAACTTCCTAATCTAGAAGCGAGTGAAGAAACCGATCAAATACAGAAACATTTAGCAAATACGTTAGAACACTTAAGAAACAGGATGGAATCGCCAGATACCGAAGGACTTTCTTATCAAGGCCTTGTTCTTTAA
- the LOC139109549 gene encoding vacuolar protein sorting-associated protein 35 isoform X3, whose translation MPMTPAITGMEEQEKLLEDAIGVVKVQAFQMKHCLDKSKLMDALKHASTMLGELRTSLLSPKSYYELYMAITDELRHLELYLLDEFQKGRKVTDLYELVQYVGNIVPRLYLLITVGLVYIKTTPGLKRDLLRDLVEMCRGVQHPLRGLFLRNYLLQCTRNILPDVSEGDDEDGTFYFQVRDSIDFVLMNFAEMNKLWVRMQHQGHSRDKERREREREELRILVGTNLVRLSQLESVTLDKYKKLVLPGILEQVVSCRDAIAQEYLMECIIQVFPDEFHLQTLNAFLKSCAELQNGVNVKNIIISLIDRLAAFSQRSDGVGGPGSPNQVPGIPQDVKLFDVFSDQIATIIQTRQDMPPEDIVSLQVALINLAHKCYPDRVDYVDKVLFTTVQIFQKQNVDKLEYNSAVSRELVRLMKISVDNYKNILTVLKLEHYAPLLDYFDYEGRKSLAIYIITNILENETLIPTQEQVDSVLFMVSSLVQDQPDQPNIEEDPEDFAEEQGLLGRLIHHFKAETPDQQYMILSAARKHFSAGGNKRIKYTLPPIVFQSYQLAFTYKALKDQDDMWQKKCQKIFQFCHTTITALMKAELAELPLRLFLQGAIAIGEIRFDNFEMVAYEFMSQAFSIYEDEISDSKAQLAAITLIIATFEQMSCFGEENAEPVRNQCALYASKLLRKPDQCRGVATCSHIFWSGKSLATGGKEMQEGSKVLDCLKKGIRIASQCMDTSVQVQLYVELLNHYIYFYEKGNTAVTVQILNQVIAKIREELPNLEASEETDQIQKHLANTLEHLRNRMESPDTEGLSYQGLVL comes from the exons ATG CCAATGACACCTGCTATAACTGGAATGGAGGAACAAGAGAAGCTGCTGGAGGATGCAATTGGTGTGGTGAAAGTGCAAGCTTTTCAGATGAAACACTGTTTAGACAAGTCTAAGCTAATGGATGCATTGAAACATGCATCTACTATGTTGGGAGAATTGAGGACCTCTCTTCTGAGTCCAAAGAGCTATTATGAATTAT ATATGGCTATCACTGATGAATTACGGCATTTGGAACTTTATTTGTTGGATGAATTtcaaaaagggagaaaagttACAGATCTTTATGAATTGGTACAATACGTTGGTAATATTGTGCCTAGACT ctACTTGCTTATCACTGTTGGTCTGGTTTACATAAAAACAACGCCTGGTTTGAAAAGAGATCTTCTGAGAGATCTTGTGGAGATGTGCAGAGGTGTGCAGCATCCATTGCGAGGTCTATTCTtaaggaattatttattacaatgtaCGAGAAATATCCTACCAGATGTTTCGGAAGGTGACGATGAAGACGGAAct ttttattttcaggtCCGTGATAGCATAGATTTCGTCTTAATGAATTTTGcagaaatgaataaattatggGTACGTATGCAACATCAAGGCCACAGtagagataaagaaagaagagaaagagaaagagaagagctTCGAATTCTAGTTGGAACGAATCTTGTACGACTTAGTCAATTGGAATCTGTAACATtggataaatataaaaag CTTGTATTGCCGGGAATATTGGAACAAGTGGTTAGTTGTAGAGATGCAATAGCACAGGAATATCTTATGGAGTGTATAAtacaa gtCTTTCCCGATGAATTTCATTTACAAACGTTAAACGCATTTTTAAAATCCTGCGCAGAATTACAAAATGgagtaaatgttaaaaatattattatatcgctTATTGATCGACTTGCAGCTTTTAGTCAACGATCTGACGGTGTTGGAGGACCGGGAAGTCCTAACCAAGTGCCAGGAATTCCACAAGACGTTAAACTTTTCGATGTGTTTAGCGATCAAATTGCAACTATCATAcag acgAGACAAGATATGCCTCCGGAAGATATTGTGTCTCTTCAAGTGGCTCTCATAAATTTGGCGCATAAATGTTATCCTGATCGTGTAGATTACGTTGACAAAGTTTTATTCACAACAGTTCAAATATTCCAAAAACAAAATGTAGATAA attAGAGTATAATAGTGCCGTTTCAAGAGAACTAGTtagattaatgaaaatttctgtagataattataagaatatattaacTGTGCTTAAACTTGAGCACTATGCACCCCTTTTGGATTATTTCGATTACGAAGGGAGAAAGTCACTGgctatatatataataactaATATTTTGGAGAACGAAACATTAATCCCGACACAAGAACAAGTAGATTCAGTGCTCTTTATGGTATCTTCTTTGGTCCAAGATCAACCAGATCAACCAAATATAGAAGAAGATCCTGAAGATTTTGCCGAAGAACAAGGATTACTCGGAAGATTAATACATCACTTTAAAGCCGAAACGCCAGATCAACAATATATGATACTAAGCGCTGCAAGAAAACATTTTAGTGCTGGTggtaataaaagaataaaatatactttaccTCCCATAGTTTTCCAAAGTTACCAGTTGGCTTTTACGTACAAAGCATTAAAAGATCag gatGATATGTGGCAAAAGAAAtgtcaaaaaatttttcaattctgTCACACAACTATCACAGCGCTCATGAAAGCTGAATTAGCTGAATTACCCTTGCGACTGTTTCTGCAAGGCGCGATAGCAATTGGGGAAATCCGTTTCGATAATTTTGAAATGGTTGCTTATGAATTTATGAGCCAAGCGTTCTCGATATATGAAGATGAAATAAGTGACTCGAAAGCACAGCTCGCGGCAATAACTTTGATTATTGCCACATTCGAACAAATGAGTTGCTTCGGCGAGGAAAATGCGGAACCTGTGCGTAATCAATGCGCTTTATACGCCAGCAAATTATTGAGAAAACCTGATCAATGTAGAGGAGTCGCTACTTGTTCACATATATTTTGGTCTGGCAAATCTTTGGCTACGGGTGGAAAAgag ATGCAAGAAGGCAGTAAAGTATTAGACTGCTTGAAAAAAGGTATTAGGATCGCGAGCCAATGCATGGATACATCTGTGCAAGTCCAATTATATGTGGAGCTGCTAAATCATTATATTTACTTCTACGAAAAAGGAAACACTGCt gtaacGGTGCAAATATTGAATCAAGTTATTGCGAAAATTAGGGAAGAACTTCCTAATCTAGAAGCGAGTGAAGAAACCGATCAAATACAGAAACATTTAGCAAATACGTTAGAACACTTAAGAAACAGGATGGAATCGCCAGATACCGAAGGACTTTCTTATCAAGGCCTTGTTCTTTAA
- the LOC139109549 gene encoding vacuolar protein sorting-associated protein 35 isoform X1, producing the protein MVSLFFSQPMTPAITGMEEQEKLLEDAIGVVKVQAFQMKHCLDKSKLMDALKHASTMLGELRTSLLSPKSYYELYMAITDELRHLELYLLDEFQKGRKVTDLYELVQYVGNIVPRLYLLITVGLVYIKTTPGLKRDLLRDLVEMCRGVQHPLRGLFLRNYLLQCTRNILPDVSEGDDEDGTFYFQVRDSIDFVLMNFAEMNKLWVRMQHQGHSRDKERREREREELRILVGTNLVRLSQLESVTLDKYKKLVLPGILEQVVSCRDAIAQEYLMECIIQVFPDEFHLQTLNAFLKSCAELQNGVNVKNIIISLIDRLAAFSQRSDGVGGPGSPNQVPGIPQDVKLFDVFSDQIATIIQTRQDMPPEDIVSLQVALINLAHKCYPDRVDYVDKVLFTTVQIFQKQNVDKLEYNSAVSRELVRLMKISVDNYKNILTVLKLEHYAPLLDYFDYEGRKSLAIYIITNILENETLIPTQEQVDSVLFMVSSLVQDQPDQPNIEEDPEDFAEEQGLLGRLIHHFKAETPDQQYMILSAARKHFSAGGNKRIKYTLPPIVFQSYQLAFTYKALKDQDDMWQKKCQKIFQFCHTTITALMKAELAELPLRLFLQGAIAIGEIRFDNFEMVAYEFMSQAFSIYEDEISDSKAQLAAITLIIATFEQMSCFGEENAEPVRNQCALYASKLLRKPDQCRGVATCSHIFWSGKSLATGGKEMQEGSKVLDCLKKGIRIASQCMDTSVQVQLYVELLNHYIYFYEKGNTAVTVQILNQVIAKIREELPNLEASEETDQIQKHLANTLEHLRNRMESPDTEGLSYQGLVL; encoded by the exons ATG gtatctttatttttctcacaGCCAATGACACCTGCTATAACTGGAATGGAGGAACAAGAGAAGCTGCTGGAGGATGCAATTGGTGTGGTGAAAGTGCAAGCTTTTCAGATGAAACACTGTTTAGACAAGTCTAAGCTAATGGATGCATTGAAACATGCATCTACTATGTTGGGAGAATTGAGGACCTCTCTTCTGAGTCCAAAGAGCTATTATGAATTAT ATATGGCTATCACTGATGAATTACGGCATTTGGAACTTTATTTGTTGGATGAATTtcaaaaagggagaaaagttACAGATCTTTATGAATTGGTACAATACGTTGGTAATATTGTGCCTAGACT ctACTTGCTTATCACTGTTGGTCTGGTTTACATAAAAACAACGCCTGGTTTGAAAAGAGATCTTCTGAGAGATCTTGTGGAGATGTGCAGAGGTGTGCAGCATCCATTGCGAGGTCTATTCTtaaggaattatttattacaatgtaCGAGAAATATCCTACCAGATGTTTCGGAAGGTGACGATGAAGACGGAAct ttttattttcaggtCCGTGATAGCATAGATTTCGTCTTAATGAATTTTGcagaaatgaataaattatggGTACGTATGCAACATCAAGGCCACAGtagagataaagaaagaagagaaagagaaagagaagagctTCGAATTCTAGTTGGAACGAATCTTGTACGACTTAGTCAATTGGAATCTGTAACATtggataaatataaaaag CTTGTATTGCCGGGAATATTGGAACAAGTGGTTAGTTGTAGAGATGCAATAGCACAGGAATATCTTATGGAGTGTATAAtacaa gtCTTTCCCGATGAATTTCATTTACAAACGTTAAACGCATTTTTAAAATCCTGCGCAGAATTACAAAATGgagtaaatgttaaaaatattattatatcgctTATTGATCGACTTGCAGCTTTTAGTCAACGATCTGACGGTGTTGGAGGACCGGGAAGTCCTAACCAAGTGCCAGGAATTCCACAAGACGTTAAACTTTTCGATGTGTTTAGCGATCAAATTGCAACTATCATAcag acgAGACAAGATATGCCTCCGGAAGATATTGTGTCTCTTCAAGTGGCTCTCATAAATTTGGCGCATAAATGTTATCCTGATCGTGTAGATTACGTTGACAAAGTTTTATTCACAACAGTTCAAATATTCCAAAAACAAAATGTAGATAA attAGAGTATAATAGTGCCGTTTCAAGAGAACTAGTtagattaatgaaaatttctgtagataattataagaatatattaacTGTGCTTAAACTTGAGCACTATGCACCCCTTTTGGATTATTTCGATTACGAAGGGAGAAAGTCACTGgctatatatataataactaATATTTTGGAGAACGAAACATTAATCCCGACACAAGAACAAGTAGATTCAGTGCTCTTTATGGTATCTTCTTTGGTCCAAGATCAACCAGATCAACCAAATATAGAAGAAGATCCTGAAGATTTTGCCGAAGAACAAGGATTACTCGGAAGATTAATACATCACTTTAAAGCCGAAACGCCAGATCAACAATATATGATACTAAGCGCTGCAAGAAAACATTTTAGTGCTGGTggtaataaaagaataaaatatactttaccTCCCATAGTTTTCCAAAGTTACCAGTTGGCTTTTACGTACAAAGCATTAAAAGATCag gatGATATGTGGCAAAAGAAAtgtcaaaaaatttttcaattctgTCACACAACTATCACAGCGCTCATGAAAGCTGAATTAGCTGAATTACCCTTGCGACTGTTTCTGCAAGGCGCGATAGCAATTGGGGAAATCCGTTTCGATAATTTTGAAATGGTTGCTTATGAATTTATGAGCCAAGCGTTCTCGATATATGAAGATGAAATAAGTGACTCGAAAGCACAGCTCGCGGCAATAACTTTGATTATTGCCACATTCGAACAAATGAGTTGCTTCGGCGAGGAAAATGCGGAACCTGTGCGTAATCAATGCGCTTTATACGCCAGCAAATTATTGAGAAAACCTGATCAATGTAGAGGAGTCGCTACTTGTTCACATATATTTTGGTCTGGCAAATCTTTGGCTACGGGTGGAAAAgag ATGCAAGAAGGCAGTAAAGTATTAGACTGCTTGAAAAAAGGTATTAGGATCGCGAGCCAATGCATGGATACATCTGTGCAAGTCCAATTATATGTGGAGCTGCTAAATCATTATATTTACTTCTACGAAAAAGGAAACACTGCt gtaacGGTGCAAATATTGAATCAAGTTATTGCGAAAATTAGGGAAGAACTTCCTAATCTAGAAGCGAGTGAAGAAACCGATCAAATACAGAAACATTTAGCAAATACGTTAGAACACTTAAGAAACAGGATGGAATCGCCAGATACCGAAGGACTTTCTTATCAAGGCCTTGTTCTTTAA
- the LOC139109549 gene encoding vacuolar protein sorting-associated protein 35 isoform X4 — MTPAITGMEEQEKLLEDAIGVVKVQAFQMKHCLDKSKLMDALKHASTMLGELRTSLLSPKSYYELYMAITDELRHLELYLLDEFQKGRKVTDLYELVQYVGNIVPRLYLLITVGLVYIKTTPGLKRDLLRDLVEMCRGVQHPLRGLFLRNYLLQCTRNILPDVSEGDDEDGTFYFQVRDSIDFVLMNFAEMNKLWVRMQHQGHSRDKERREREREELRILVGTNLVRLSQLESVTLDKYKKLVLPGILEQVVSCRDAIAQEYLMECIIQVFPDEFHLQTLNAFLKSCAELQNGVNVKNIIISLIDRLAAFSQRSDGVGGPGSPNQVPGIPQDVKLFDVFSDQIATIIQTRQDMPPEDIVSLQVALINLAHKCYPDRVDYVDKVLFTTVQIFQKQNVDKLEYNSAVSRELVRLMKISVDNYKNILTVLKLEHYAPLLDYFDYEGRKSLAIYIITNILENETLIPTQEQVDSVLFMVSSLVQDQPDQPNIEEDPEDFAEEQGLLGRLIHHFKAETPDQQYMILSAARKHFSAGGNKRIKYTLPPIVFQSYQLAFTYKALKDQDDMWQKKCQKIFQFCHTTITALMKAELAELPLRLFLQGAIAIGEIRFDNFEMVAYEFMSQAFSIYEDEISDSKAQLAAITLIIATFEQMSCFGEENAEPVRNQCALYASKLLRKPDQCRGVATCSHIFWSGKSLATGGKEMQEGSKVLDCLKKGIRIASQCMDTSVQVQLYVELLNHYIYFYEKGNTAVTVQILNQVIAKIREELPNLEASEETDQIQKHLANTLEHLRNRMESPDTEGLSYQGLVL; from the exons ATGACACCTGCTATAACTGGAATGGAGGAACAAGAGAAGCTGCTGGAGGATGCAATTGGTGTGGTGAAAGTGCAAGCTTTTCAGATGAAACACTGTTTAGACAAGTCTAAGCTAATGGATGCATTGAAACATGCATCTACTATGTTGGGAGAATTGAGGACCTCTCTTCTGAGTCCAAAGAGCTATTATGAATTAT ATATGGCTATCACTGATGAATTACGGCATTTGGAACTTTATTTGTTGGATGAATTtcaaaaagggagaaaagttACAGATCTTTATGAATTGGTACAATACGTTGGTAATATTGTGCCTAGACT ctACTTGCTTATCACTGTTGGTCTGGTTTACATAAAAACAACGCCTGGTTTGAAAAGAGATCTTCTGAGAGATCTTGTGGAGATGTGCAGAGGTGTGCAGCATCCATTGCGAGGTCTATTCTtaaggaattatttattacaatgtaCGAGAAATATCCTACCAGATGTTTCGGAAGGTGACGATGAAGACGGAAct ttttattttcaggtCCGTGATAGCATAGATTTCGTCTTAATGAATTTTGcagaaatgaataaattatggGTACGTATGCAACATCAAGGCCACAGtagagataaagaaagaagagaaagagaaagagaagagctTCGAATTCTAGTTGGAACGAATCTTGTACGACTTAGTCAATTGGAATCTGTAACATtggataaatataaaaag CTTGTATTGCCGGGAATATTGGAACAAGTGGTTAGTTGTAGAGATGCAATAGCACAGGAATATCTTATGGAGTGTATAAtacaa gtCTTTCCCGATGAATTTCATTTACAAACGTTAAACGCATTTTTAAAATCCTGCGCAGAATTACAAAATGgagtaaatgttaaaaatattattatatcgctTATTGATCGACTTGCAGCTTTTAGTCAACGATCTGACGGTGTTGGAGGACCGGGAAGTCCTAACCAAGTGCCAGGAATTCCACAAGACGTTAAACTTTTCGATGTGTTTAGCGATCAAATTGCAACTATCATAcag acgAGACAAGATATGCCTCCGGAAGATATTGTGTCTCTTCAAGTGGCTCTCATAAATTTGGCGCATAAATGTTATCCTGATCGTGTAGATTACGTTGACAAAGTTTTATTCACAACAGTTCAAATATTCCAAAAACAAAATGTAGATAA attAGAGTATAATAGTGCCGTTTCAAGAGAACTAGTtagattaatgaaaatttctgtagataattataagaatatattaacTGTGCTTAAACTTGAGCACTATGCACCCCTTTTGGATTATTTCGATTACGAAGGGAGAAAGTCACTGgctatatatataataactaATATTTTGGAGAACGAAACATTAATCCCGACACAAGAACAAGTAGATTCAGTGCTCTTTATGGTATCTTCTTTGGTCCAAGATCAACCAGATCAACCAAATATAGAAGAAGATCCTGAAGATTTTGCCGAAGAACAAGGATTACTCGGAAGATTAATACATCACTTTAAAGCCGAAACGCCAGATCAACAATATATGATACTAAGCGCTGCAAGAAAACATTTTAGTGCTGGTggtaataaaagaataaaatatactttaccTCCCATAGTTTTCCAAAGTTACCAGTTGGCTTTTACGTACAAAGCATTAAAAGATCag gatGATATGTGGCAAAAGAAAtgtcaaaaaatttttcaattctgTCACACAACTATCACAGCGCTCATGAAAGCTGAATTAGCTGAATTACCCTTGCGACTGTTTCTGCAAGGCGCGATAGCAATTGGGGAAATCCGTTTCGATAATTTTGAAATGGTTGCTTATGAATTTATGAGCCAAGCGTTCTCGATATATGAAGATGAAATAAGTGACTCGAAAGCACAGCTCGCGGCAATAACTTTGATTATTGCCACATTCGAACAAATGAGTTGCTTCGGCGAGGAAAATGCGGAACCTGTGCGTAATCAATGCGCTTTATACGCCAGCAAATTATTGAGAAAACCTGATCAATGTAGAGGAGTCGCTACTTGTTCACATATATTTTGGTCTGGCAAATCTTTGGCTACGGGTGGAAAAgag ATGCAAGAAGGCAGTAAAGTATTAGACTGCTTGAAAAAAGGTATTAGGATCGCGAGCCAATGCATGGATACATCTGTGCAAGTCCAATTATATGTGGAGCTGCTAAATCATTATATTTACTTCTACGAAAAAGGAAACACTGCt gtaacGGTGCAAATATTGAATCAAGTTATTGCGAAAATTAGGGAAGAACTTCCTAATCTAGAAGCGAGTGAAGAAACCGATCAAATACAGAAACATTTAGCAAATACGTTAGAACACTTAAGAAACAGGATGGAATCGCCAGATACCGAAGGACTTTCTTATCAAGGCCTTGTTCTTTAA